In one Leishmania major strain Friedlin complete genome, chromosome 21 genomic region, the following are encoded:
- a CDS encoding putative methionine aminopeptidase 2 encodes MPPKISAKSKQQPKQQGGNKKGKGSNDDGDDFDAMLAAAVNASKADAAKNHSNNHQGKRSSNGYGAAPVSRSLAADEPVVPSSANHPENPYPKTADGYPRQTWPEPTVPVSKQFAAGQFPAGEIVDHPGEMNNFRRSSEEKRALARASEQQVQEMREAAEVHRQVRTWAQSWIKPGLSLMLMTDRIEKKLNELIGKDGILRGQAFPTGCSLNHVAAHYTPNTGDEKVVLTYDDVMKVDFGTHINGRIIDCAWTVAFNPMFDPLLQAVKEATYEGIKQAGIDVRLGDIGAAIEEVMESHEVEINGKVHQVKSIRNLSGHNIAPYIIHSGKSVPIVKGGEQAKMEEGEVFAIETFGSTGRGFVNEDLECSHYMMQPGAEVMQLRSEKAQQLLKHIHKSYSTLAFCRKWLDRDGFDRHLMNLNRLVDEGAVNKYPPLVDVKGSFTAQYEHTIYLGPTAKEILSKGSDY; translated from the coding sequence ATGCCACCAAAGATTTCTGCGAAAAGCAAGCAGCAGCCCAAGCAGCAGGGCGGCAACAAGAAGGGCAAGGGCAGCAAcgatgacggcgacgacTTTGACGCGATGCTGGCGGCAGCCGTGAACGCGTCCAAGGCGGACGCAGCCAAAAACCACAGTAATAATCATCAGggcaagcgcagcagcaacgggTATGGTGCGGCACCGGTCAGTAGGAGCCTCGCCGCGGACGAGCCAGTGGTGCCGAGCTCGGCCAATCACCCGGAGAATCCCTACCCGAAGACGGCGGATGGCTACCCGCGGCAGACGTGGCCGGAGCCGACGGTGCCGGTGTCGAAGCAGTTTGCTGCTGGCCAGTTTCCGGCCGGCGAGATCGTCGACCACCCTGGTGAGATGAACAACTTCCGACGCAGCAGTGAGGAAAAGCGGGCGTTGGCCCGCGCGAGtgagcagcaggtgcaggagatgcgcgaggcggccgaggtGCACCGCCAGGTCCGCACCTGGGCGCAGAGCTGGATCAAGCCAGGCCTATCGCTGATGCTCATGACCGATCGCATCGAGAAGAAGCTGAATGAGCTGATTGGCAAGGACGGCATCCTTCGGGGACAGGCCTTCCCGACGGGATGCTCGCTGAACCACGTCGCAGCGCACTACACACCCAACACCGGTGACGAAAAAGTTGTTTTGACGTACGATGACGTCATGAAGGTAGACTTCGGCACCCACATCAATGGCCGCATCATCGACTGCGCCTGGACGGTCGCCTTCAACCCGATGTTCGACCCGCTGCTGCAAGCCGTGAAAGAGGCGACGTACGAGGGCATCAAGCAGGCGGGCATTGACGTCCGTCTCGGCGAcatcggcgccgccatcgaggAAGTGATGGAGTCGCACGAGGTGGAGATCAACGGCAAGGTGCACCAGGTAAAGAGCATCCGCAACTTGTCCGGCCACAACATTGCCCCCTACATCATCCATAGCGGCAAGAGTGTGCCCATCGTGAAGGGCGGCGAGCAGGcgaagatggaggagggggaggtgtTTGCCATCGAGACCTTCGGCTCCACTGGACGCGGCTTCGTGAACGAGGATTTGGAGTGCTCTCATTACATGATGCAACCCGGCGCGGAGGtgatgcagctgcgctcggagaaggcgcagcagctgctgaagcacaTCCACAAGTCGTACAGCACGTTAGCGTTCTGCCGCAAATGGCTCGACCGCGACGGCTTCGATCGTCACCTCATGAACCTGAACCGCCTGGTCGATGAGGGCGCCGTGAACAAGTACCCGCCGCTGGTGGACGTCAAGGGCAGCTTTACAGCTCAATATGAGCACACCATCTACCTCGGCCCAACCGCGAAGGAGATTCTGTCCAAGGGAAGCGACTACTAG
- the HGPRT gene encoding hypoxanthine-guanine phosphoribosyltransferase produces MSNSAKSPSGIVGDEGRRNYPMSAHTLVTQEQVWAATAKCAKKIAEDYRSFKLTTGNPLYLLCVLKGSFIFTADLARFLADEGVPVKVEFICASSYGTGVETSGQVRMLLDVRDSVENRHILIVEDIVDSAITLQYLMRFMLAKKPASLKTVVLLDKPSGRKVEVLVDYPVITIPHAFVIGYGMDYAESYRELRDICVLKKEYYEKPESKV; encoded by the coding sequence ATGAGCAACTCCGCCAAGTCGCCCTCCGGCATCGTCGGCGATGAGGGGCGGCGCAACTATCCGATGTCAGCCCACACACTCGTCACACAGGAGCAGGTATGGGCCGCCACGGCGAAGTGCGCAAAGAAGATTGCAGAGGACTACAGGAGTTTTAAGTTGACGACCGGGAACCCGCTCTACCTGCTGTGCGTGCTCAAGGGCAGCTTCATCTTCACGGCCGACCTCGCCCGCTTTCTCGCCGACGAGGGTGTCCCGGTAAAGGTGGAGTTTATTTGCGCGAGCTCGTACGGCACGGGCGTGGAGACGTCGGGCCAGGTGCGCATGCTCCTCGACGTGCGCGACTCCGTGGAGAATCGCCATATTCTGATTGTCGAGGACATCGTCGACAGCGCCATCACGCTGCAGTATCTGATGCGGTTCATGCTCGCCAAGAAGCCGGCCTCGCTCAagacggtggtgctgctggacaaGCCGTCGGGGCGAAAGGTGGAGGTACTAGTCGACTACCCTGTCATCACGATCCCGCACGCGTTTGTGATTGGCTACGGTATGGACTACGCCGAGTCGTACCGCGAGCTGCGCGATATCTGCGTGCTCAAGAAGGAGTACTACGAGAAGCCGGAGAGCAAGGTGTAG
- the XRPT gene encoding xanthine phosphoribosyltransferase encodes MLPNHSCKGFVDAQGRVFVDGREYPMASGIVATEDVIQANIKAMANTIAKDYKSLSHRDVRLSPGTAATAEAAEAPISYDNPLIIISVLKGSYIFTSDFIRYLGDCGLPHVVDFVRLASYNSDTTSTGQISMLAGLRFENLRGKHVLIVEDVCDSGRTLRFLRDYIMEKFQPKSVKTLVMVNKEQAARKLDFDPEYFCLAGPNKYIVGYGFEVNDRYRDLRHIFILRDGEATRYPAKL; translated from the coding sequence ATGCTACCAAACCACAGTTGTAAAGGCTTCGTGGATGCCCAGGGCAGGGTCTTCGTGGATGGCCGCGAGTACCCCATGGCGTCTGGCATTGTCGCCACGGAGGACGTGATTCAGGCGAACATCAAGGCCATGGCGAACACAATCGCGAAGGACTACAAGTCGCTCAGCCACCGCGACGTTCGTCTGTCAcccggcacggcggccaccgcagaggcggcggaggcgccgaTCAGCTACGACAACCCGCTTATCATAATCTCCGTGCTCAAGGGCAGCTACATCTTCACATCCGACTTCATCCGCTACCTCGGCGACTGCGGCCTGCCGCACGTTGTCGACTTTGTGCGCTTGGCCTCGTACAATTCGGATACAACGAGCACCGGTCAGATCTCGATGCTGGCGGGTCTCAGGTTCGAGAATCTACGCGGCAAGCATGTGCTGATCGTCGAGGATGTGTGCGACTCCgggcgcacgctgcgcttcCTGCGTGATTACATCATGGAGAAGTTTCAGCCCAAGAGCGTCAAGACGCTCGTGATGGTGAACAAAGAGCAGGCGGCGCGCAAGTTGGACTTCGATCCAGAGTACTTCTGCCTTGCTGGCCCAAACAAGTACATTGTCGGATACGGGTTCGAGGTGAACGATCGCTACCGTGACTTGCGTCACATCTTCATCCTGCGGGACGGGGAGGCCACCCGTTATCCTGCCAAGCTCTGA